The following proteins come from a genomic window of Polaribacter dokdonensis:
- the ytxJ gene encoding bacillithiol system redox-active protein YtxJ gives MGIFNNMFGKNDKDNAKSEKKTYLNWIPLTDISQLDEIKQISKTESVLIFKHSTRCGISSMVIKQFEKLFQEEHQNLKVYYLDLLRYRDISDEVGYTFQVMHQSPQLIVVKNEVSVFNASHYEITLADLTKFV, from the coding sequence ATGGGTATATTTAACAATATGTTTGGAAAAAATGATAAAGACAATGCTAAGTCTGAAAAAAAGACATATTTAAATTGGATTCCTTTAACAGATATTTCTCAATTAGATGAAATTAAACAGATTTCTAAAACAGAATCCGTTTTAATTTTCAAACATTCTACAAGATGTGGAATTAGTAGTATGGTTATTAAACAATTTGAAAAGCTTTTTCAAGAAGAGCATCAAAATTTAAAAGTTTATTATTTAGATTTATTGAGGTATAGAGATATTTCTGATGAAGTGGGTTACACTTTTCAAGTTATGCATCAATCTCCACAACTTATTGTTGTTAAAAATGAAGTTTCTGTATTTAATGCCTCTCATTATGAAATAACTTTAGCAGATTTAACCAAATTTGTATAG